A window from Oncorhynchus keta strain PuntledgeMale-10-30-2019 unplaced genomic scaffold, Oket_V2 Un_scaffold_13281_pilon_pilon, whole genome shotgun sequence encodes these proteins:
- the LOC127927349 gene encoding uncharacterized protein DDB_G0290685-like isoform X13 codes for MMPYWMYIYSQNKYQSNEDDAGDETRLINEDGDETRLINEDGDETRLINEDGDETRLINEDGDETRLINEDGDETRLINEDGDETRLINEDGDETRSINEDGDETRSINEDGDETRSINEDGDEARLINEDGDETRLINEDGDETRLINEDGDETRSINEDGDETRSINEDGDEARLINEDGDETRLINED; via the exons ATGATGCCATACTGGATGTACATCTACTCTCAGAACAAGTATCAGTCAAATGAAGACGACGCTGGAGATGAGACGAGGTTGATTAACGAGGATGGAGATGAGACGAG GTTGATTAACGAGGATGGAGATGAGACGAGGTTGATTAACGAGGATGGAGATGAGACGAGGTTGATTAACGAGGATGGAGATGAGACGAG GTTGATTAACGAGGATGGAGATGAGACGAGGTTGATTAACGAGGATGGAGATGAGACGAGGTTGATTAACGAGGATGGAGATGAGACGAGATCGATTAACGAGGATGGAGATGAGACGAGGTCGATTAACGAGGATGGAGATGAGACGAGGTCGATTAACGAGGATGGAGATGAGGCGAGGTTGATTAACGAGGATGGAGATGAGACGAGGTTGATTAACGAGGATGGAGATGAGACGAGGTTGATTAACGAGGATGGAGATGAGACGAGATCGATTAACGAGGATGGAGATGAGACGAGGTCGATTAACGAGGATGGAGATGAGGCGAGGTTGATTAACGAGGATGGAGATGAGACGAGGTTGATTAACGAGGATTAG
- the LOC127927349 gene encoding uncharacterized protein DDB_G0290685-like isoform X15, translated as MMPYWMYIYSQNKYQSNEDDAGDETRLINEDGDETRLINEDGDETRSINEDGDETRLINEDGDETRLINEDGDETRLINEDGDETRLINEDGDEARLINEDGDETRLINEDGDETRSINEDGDEARLINEDGDETRLINEDGDETRLINEDGDETRSINEDGDETRSINEDGDEARLINEDGDETRLINED; from the exons ATGATGCCATACTGGATGTACATCTACTCTCAGAACAAGTATCAGTCAAATGAAGACGACGCTGGAGATGAGACGAGGTTGATTAACGAGGATGGAGATGAGACGAGGTTGATTAACGAGGATGGAGATGAGACGAGGTCGATTAACGAGGATGGAGATGAGACGAGGTTGATTAACGAGGATGGAGATGAGACGAGGTTGATTAACGAGGATGGAGATGAGACGAGGTTGATTAACGAGGATGGAGATGAGACGAGGTTGATTAACGAGGATGGAGATGAGGCGAGGTTGATTAACGAGGATGGAGATGAGACGAGGTTGATTAACGAGGATGGAGATGAGACGAG GTCGATTAACGAGGATGGAGATGAGGCGAGGTTGATTAACGAGGATGGAGATGAGACGAGGTTGATTAACGAGGATGGAGATGAGACGAGGTTGATTAACGAGGATGGAGATGAGACGAGATCGATTAACGAGGATGGAGATGAGACGAGGTCGATTAACGAGGATGGAGATGAGGCGAGGTTGATTAACGAGGATGGAGATGAGACGAGGTTGATTAACGAGGATTAG
- the LOC127927349 gene encoding uncharacterized protein DDB_G0290685-like isoform X21 gives MMPYWMYIYSQNKYQSNEDDAGDETRLINEDGDETRLINEDGDETRSINEDGDETRLINEDGDETRLINEDGDETRLINEDGDETRLINEDGDEARLINEDGDETRLINEDGDETRSINEDGDEARLINEDGDETRLINEDGDETRSINEDGDETRSINEDGDEARLINEDGDETRLINED, from the exons ATGATGCCATACTGGATGTACATCTACTCTCAGAACAAGTATCAGTCAAATGAAGACGACGCTGGAGATGAGACGAGGTTGATTAACGAGGATGGAGATGAGACGAGGTTGATTAACGAGGATGGAGATGAGACGAGGTCGATTAACGAGGATGGAGATGAGACGAGGTTGATTAACGAGGATGGAGATGAGACGAGGTTGATTAACGAGGATGGAGATGAGACGAGGTTGATTAACGAGGATGGAGATGAGACGAGGTTGATTAACGAGGATGGAGATGAGGCGAGGTTGATTAACGAGGATGGAGATGAGACGAGGTTGATTAACGAGGATGGAGATGAGACGAG GTCGATTAACGAGGATGGAGATGAGGCGAG GTTGATTAACGAGGATGGAGATGAGACGAGGTTGATTAACGAGGATGGAGATGAGACGAGATCGATTAACGAGGATGGAGATGAGACGAGGTCGATTAACGAGGATGGAGATGAGGCGAGGTTGATTAACGAGGATGGAGATGAGACGAGGTTGATTAACGAGGATTAG
- the LOC127927349 gene encoding uncharacterized protein DDB_G0290685-like isoform X17 encodes MMPYWMYIYSQNKYQSNEDDAGDETRLINEDGDETRLINEDGDETRSINEDGDETRLINEDGDETRLINEDGDETRLINEDGDETRLINEDGDEARLINEDGDETRLINEDGDETRLINEDGDETRLINEDGDETRLINEDGDETRSINEDGDETRSINEDGDEARLINEDGDETRLINED; translated from the exons ATGATGCCATACTGGATGTACATCTACTCTCAGAACAAGTATCAGTCAAATGAAGACGACGCTGGAGATGAGACGAGGTTGATTAACGAGGATGGAGATGAGACGAGGTTGATTAACGAGGATGGAGATGAGACGAGGTCGATTAACGAGGATGGAGATGAGACGAGGTTGATTAACGAGGATGGAGATGAGACGAGGTTGATTAACGAGGATGGAGATGAGACGAGGTTGATTAACGAGGATGGAGATGAGACGAGGTTGATTAACGAGGATGGAGATGAGGCGAGGTTGATTAACGAGGATGGAGATGAGACGAGGTTGATTAACGAGGATGGAGATGAGACGAG GTTGATTAACGAGGATGGAGATGAGACGAGGTTGATTAACGAGGATGGAGATGAGACGAGGTTGATTAACGAGGATGGAGATGAGACGAGATCGATTAACGAGGATGGAGATGAGACGAGGTCGATTAACGAGGATGGAGATGAGGCGAGGTTGATTAACGAGGATGGAGATGAGACGAGGTTGATTAACGAGGATTAG
- the LOC127927349 gene encoding uncharacterized protein DDB_G0290685-like isoform X20: MMPYWMYIYSQNKYQSNEDDAGDETRLINEDGDETRLINEDGDETRSINEDGDETRLINEDGDETRLINEDGDETRLINEDGDETRLINEDGDEARLINEDGDETRSINEDGDETRLINEDGDETRLINEDGDETRLINEDGDETRSINEDGDETRSINEDGDEARLINEDGDETRLINED, from the exons ATGATGCCATACTGGATGTACATCTACTCTCAGAACAAGTATCAGTCAAATGAAGACGACGCTGGAGATGAGACGAGGTTGATTAACGAGGATGGAGATGAGACGAGGTTGATTAACGAGGATGGAGATGAGACGAGGTCGATTAACGAGGATGGAGATGAGACGAGGTTGATTAACGAGGATGGAGATGAGACGAGGTTGATTAACGAGGATGGAGATGAGACGAGGTTGATTAACGAGGATGGAGATGAGACGAGGTTGATTAACGAGGATGGAGATGAGGCGAGGTTGATTAACGAGGATGGAGATGAGACGAG GTCGATTAACGAGGATGGAGATGAGACGAG GTTGATTAACGAGGATGGAGATGAGACGAGGTTGATTAACGAGGATGGAGATGAGACGAGGTTGATTAACGAGGATGGAGATGAGACGAGATCGATTAACGAGGATGGAGATGAGACGAGGTCGATTAACGAGGATGGAGATGAGGCGAGGTTGATTAACGAGGATGGAGATGAGACGAGGTTGATTAACGAGGATTAG
- the LOC127927349 gene encoding uncharacterized protein DDB_G0290685-like isoform X3 yields the protein MMPYWMYIYSQNKYQSNEDDAGDETRLINEDGDETRLINEDGDETRSINEDGDETRLINEDGDETRLINEDGDETRLINEDGDETRLINEDGDEARLINEDGDETRLINEDGDETRLINEDGDETRSINEDGDETRSINEDGDETRSINEDGDEARLINEDGDETRLINEDGDETRLINEDGDETRSINEDGDETRLINEDGDETRLINED from the exons ATGATGCCATACTGGATGTACATCTACTCTCAGAACAAGTATCAGTCAAATGAAGACGACGCTGGAGATGAGACGAGGTTGATTAACGAGGATGGAGATGAGACGAGGTTGATTAACGAGGATGGAGATGAGACGAGGTCGATTAACGAGGATGGAGATGAGACGAGGTTGATTAACGAGGATGGAGATGAGACGAGGTTGATTAACGAGGATGGAGATGAGACGAGGTTGATTAACGAGGATGGAGATGAGACGAGGTTGATTAACGAGGATGGAGATGAGGCGAGGTTGATTAACGAGGATGGAGATGAGACGAGGTTGATTAACGAGGATGGAGATGAGACGAGGTTGATTAACGAGGATGGAGATGAGACGAGATCGATTAACGAGGATGGAGATGAGACGAGGTCGATTAACGAGGATGGAGATGAGACGAGGTCGATTAACGAGGATGGAGATGAGGCGAGGTTGATTAACGAGGATGGAGATGAGACGAGGTTGATTAACGAGGATGGAGATGAGACGAGGTTGATTAACGAGGATGGAGATGAGACGAGATCGATTAACGAGGATGGAGATGAGACGAG GTTGATTAACGAGGATGGAGATGAGACGAGGTTGATTAACGAGGATTAG